From the genome of Desulfobaculum xiamenense, one region includes:
- a CDS encoding adenylyl-sulfate kinase — MTEERCCVSGGGVIWITGLSGSGKSTLAGEVVRRLREQGKVAVLLDGDELRDALGRSDLGSVNHGRDARLELALRYGRLCRLVASQGVLVVIATISLFHEVHAWNREHLPEYFEVYLDVPLAELRRRDPKGIYSRFDAGELDNVAGLDLPVDEPENPDWVAQFMPGRSVAELADELFNHL; from the coding sequence ATGACGGAAGAACGTTGTTGTGTGTCGGGCGGAGGCGTGATTTGGATCACGGGACTGTCCGGTTCAGGGAAGTCGACACTTGCGGGCGAAGTGGTTCGCCGCCTGCGTGAGCAGGGCAAAGTTGCCGTGCTGCTTGATGGTGATGAACTGCGCGATGCGCTGGGCCGCAGCGATTTGGGAAGTGTGAATCATGGCCGTGATGCGCGCCTGGAACTGGCCTTGCGATATGGCCGTCTGTGTCGTCTGGTGGCGTCCCAGGGCGTTCTCGTCGTGATTGCCACGATTTCCCTGTTTCACGAGGTGCATGCCTGGAATCGTGAACATCTTCCCGAATATTTCGAAGTGTATCTCGACGTGCCGCTGGCCGAATTGCGCCGCCGGGATCCGAAGGGGATATACAGCCGTTTTGATGCCGGGGAACTGGACAACGTGGCTGGGCTGGATCTCCCCGTCGACGAGCCTGAAAACCCGGATTGGGTCGCTCAATTCATGCCGGGGAGAAGCGTGGCGGAACTGGCTGATGAATTGTTCAACCATTTGTAG